The following proteins are encoded in a genomic region of Catellatospora sp. TT07R-123:
- a CDS encoding hemerythrin domain-containing protein, protein MTTDLPPLPPLSDEAEQNYQPAGQSIVEMLAEEHRQITRLSAELAVEAASASPSRRKQVADVVTAVVSRHLAAEEQYLLPAVRRHLPDGDDLASRELAEDGAIRQMLQTLQTVPPEDEKFQELALEVDQQLRRHKHTADRRIHMRLAQAATDEELIRLGNRAAIAEEAATTRPHPGAPSTPPWNRLTDPLLGAADKLRDALTGRSTYPEQL, encoded by the coding sequence ATGACTACTGACCTGCCCCCGCTTCCCCCGTTGTCCGACGAGGCTGAGCAGAACTACCAGCCCGCAGGCCAGAGCATCGTCGAGATGCTGGCCGAGGAGCACCGCCAGATCACCAGGCTGTCGGCCGAACTCGCCGTCGAGGCCGCCTCAGCCTCGCCGTCGCGGCGCAAGCAGGTCGCCGACGTGGTGACCGCCGTCGTGAGCCGCCACCTGGCCGCCGAGGAGCAGTACCTGCTGCCCGCGGTGCGCCGGCACCTGCCCGACGGCGACGACCTGGCCAGCCGCGAGCTGGCCGAGGACGGCGCGATCCGCCAGATGCTGCAGACTCTCCAGACCGTGCCGCCGGAGGACGAGAAGTTCCAGGAGCTGGCCCTGGAGGTGGACCAGCAGCTGCGCCGCCACAAGCACACCGCCGACCGCCGCATCCACATGCGCCTGGCGCAGGCCGCCACCGACGAGGAGCTGATCCGGCTGGGCAACCGGGCCGCGATCGCGGAGGAGGCGGCGACCACCCGGCCGCACCCGGGCGCCCCGTCCACGCCCCCGTGGAACCGGCTGACCGACCCGCTGCTGGGCGCGGCGGACAAGCTCCGCGACGCGCTGACCGGGCGGTCGACGTACCCGGAACAGCTGTGA
- a CDS encoding amino acid permease: protein MSNSIFRTKSVEQSIAETDEPGHRLKKELTVFDLTVFGIGVIIGTGIFVLTGKQAAINAGPAIVISFILAAIVCGLAALCYAEFASTVPVAGSAYTFGYATLGEFIAWIIGWDLALELGLGAAVVARGWSSYLHSLLNLPDWLAGDKAIPDFGAIFIVAVCAALGVVGAKISGRVTAVLVAIKIAVVLFVIALGAFFIKAANYSPYIPPAVPAKVEEGGATPLIQLLLGITPQHYGLWGILAASSIVFFAYIGFDIVATTAEETKNPQRDLPRGIIGSLVICTILYAAVSFVITGMANYKQLDTGAPLALAFELVGQDWAAKLISLGAICGITTVVLVLMLGQSRVLFAMSRDRLLPEKLAAVHPRYGTPWIITIVTSVIIAILAAFLDLTKLSELTSIGTLFAFVVVSIGVVVLRRTRPDLHRSFRVPWVPFLPIVAVLACLWLMLNLPVDTWIRFVIWMLIGLALYFPYGRRHSRLARSSTPSYD from the coding sequence GTGAGCAACAGCATATTTCGGACGAAGTCGGTGGAGCAGTCCATCGCCGAGACCGACGAACCCGGTCACCGCCTCAAGAAGGAACTGACCGTATTCGACCTCACGGTCTTCGGTATCGGTGTCATCATCGGCACGGGCATCTTCGTGCTCACCGGCAAGCAGGCCGCGATCAACGCCGGCCCCGCGATCGTGATCTCGTTCATCCTCGCCGCGATCGTCTGCGGGCTCGCCGCGCTGTGCTACGCCGAGTTCGCCTCCACGGTCCCGGTGGCCGGTTCGGCGTACACGTTCGGCTACGCCACCCTGGGCGAGTTCATCGCCTGGATCATCGGCTGGGACCTGGCGCTGGAGCTGGGCCTGGGTGCCGCCGTGGTGGCCCGCGGCTGGTCCAGCTACCTGCACTCGCTGCTCAACCTGCCGGACTGGCTGGCCGGCGACAAGGCCATCCCCGACTTCGGCGCGATCTTCATCGTGGCGGTGTGCGCGGCGCTGGGCGTGGTCGGCGCGAAGATCTCCGGCCGGGTGACCGCCGTGCTGGTCGCGATCAAGATCGCCGTGGTGCTGTTCGTGATCGCCCTCGGCGCCTTCTTCATCAAGGCCGCCAACTACTCGCCGTACATCCCGCCGGCGGTGCCCGCGAAGGTGGAGGAGGGCGGTGCCACGCCCCTGATCCAGCTCCTGCTCGGCATCACCCCGCAGCACTACGGGCTGTGGGGAATCCTGGCCGCGTCCTCGATCGTGTTCTTCGCGTACATCGGCTTCGACATCGTCGCCACCACCGCCGAGGAGACCAAGAACCCGCAGCGCGACCTGCCCCGCGGCATCATCGGCTCCCTGGTCATCTGCACGATCCTGTACGCGGCCGTCTCGTTCGTCATCACCGGCATGGCCAACTACAAGCAGCTGGACACCGGCGCCCCGCTGGCGCTGGCGTTCGAGCTGGTCGGGCAGGACTGGGCCGCCAAGCTCATCTCGCTCGGCGCGATCTGCGGCATCACCACCGTGGTCCTGGTGCTCATGCTCGGCCAGTCCCGGGTGCTGTTCGCCATGTCGCGCGACCGGCTGCTGCCCGAGAAACTGGCCGCGGTGCACCCGCGCTACGGCACGCCGTGGATCATCACCATCGTCACCAGCGTGATCATCGCGATCCTGGCCGCGTTCCTCGACCTGACCAAGCTGTCGGAGCTGACCAGCATCGGCACGCTGTTCGCGTTCGTGGTCGTGTCGATCGGCGTGGTCGTGCTCCGGCGAACCCGGCCCGACCTGCACCGCAGCTTCCGGGTGCCGTGGGTGCCGTTCCTGCCGATCGTGGCGGTGCTGGCCTGCCTGTGGCTGATGCTGAACCTGCCCGTGGACACGTGGATCCGGTTCGTGATCTGGATGCTGATCGGCCTGGCGCTGTACTTCCCGTACGGCCGCCGCCACAGCCGCCTGGCCCGCTCCTCCACCCCGTCCTACGACTGA
- a CDS encoding alpha/beta hydrolase yields MPRRSLTTSDGVLVDAHHDPGDAALAVVVAHGFTGSWQRPAVRRAAAVFGRSGGVISFDFRGHGASGGKSTVGDLEIHDLEAAVAWARELGYRRVVTVGFSMGACVAVRHAGLLRGVDAIVAVSGPARWYYRGTPPMRRVHWVLERRLGRLVGRVALKTRIASGGWAEEPLPPYAAAPLISPIPLLVVHGDADAYFPVEHAHQIYGAAGEPKELWLEPGFGHAENAASDELLTRIATWLTTHAPAH; encoded by the coding sequence ATGCCGCGCCGCAGCCTGACCACCTCGGACGGGGTGCTGGTCGACGCCCACCACGACCCGGGTGACGCCGCCCTCGCCGTGGTGGTCGCGCACGGCTTCACCGGTTCCTGGCAGCGCCCGGCCGTACGCCGCGCCGCCGCCGTCTTCGGCCGGTCCGGCGGCGTGATCAGCTTCGACTTCCGCGGCCACGGCGCCTCCGGCGGCAAGTCGACCGTCGGCGACCTGGAGATCCACGACCTCGAAGCGGCCGTGGCCTGGGCCCGGGAGCTCGGCTACCGCCGCGTCGTCACCGTCGGCTTCTCGATGGGCGCCTGCGTCGCGGTCCGGCACGCGGGCCTGCTGCGCGGCGTCGACGCGATCGTGGCGGTCAGCGGCCCGGCCCGCTGGTACTACCGGGGCACCCCGCCGATGCGGCGGGTGCACTGGGTGCTGGAACGGCGGCTCGGCCGCCTGGTCGGGCGGGTCGCGCTGAAGACCCGGATCGCCTCGGGCGGCTGGGCCGAAGAGCCGCTGCCGCCGTACGCCGCAGCGCCGCTGATCTCGCCGATCCCGCTGCTGGTGGTGCACGGCGACGCCGACGCGTACTTCCCCGTCGAGCACGCGCACCAGATCTACGGCGCGGCCGGCGAACCCAAGGAGCTGTGGCTGGAGCCCGGCTTCGGCCACGCCGAGAACGCGGCCTCCGACGAGCTGCTCACCCGCATCGCCACCTGGCTGACCACCCACGCCCCGGCCCACTGA
- the rpsA gene encoding 30S ribosomal protein S1 yields MTSSIEATSSANKVTFDDLGSDEAFLAAIDETIKYFNDGDIVEGTVVKVDRDEVLLDIGYKTEGVIPSRELSIKHDVDPAEVVTVGDHIEALVLQKEDKEGRLILSKKRAQYERAWGTIEKIKEDDGVVRGSVIEVVKGGLILDIGLRGFLPASLVEMRRVRDLQPYVGRELEAKIIELDKNRNNVVLSRRAYLEQTQSEVRTEFLNKLQKGQVRKGVVSSIVNFGAFVDLGGVDGLVHVSELSWKHIDHPSEVVEVGTEVEVEVLDVDLDRERVSLSLKATQEDPWRQFARTHAITQIVPGKVTKLVPFGAFVRVEDGIEGLVHISELAERHVEIPEQVVQVGSDVMVKVIDIDLERRRISLSLKQANEGFVEGEEHFDPTLYGMAATYDNEGNYIYPDGFDPETGEWLEGFEKQREQWEQQYADARTRWEAHTKQVQTSRAADAAAASEVPSGNVSTSTPVPAKAAEEPSGTLATDEALAALREKLAGGKA; encoded by the coding sequence ATGACGAGCAGCATCGAGGCCACCTCGAGCGCCAACAAGGTCACCTTCGACGATCTCGGCTCGGACGAGGCATTCCTCGCCGCGATCGACGAGACCATCAAGTACTTCAACGACGGCGACATTGTCGAAGGCACCGTTGTCAAGGTCGACCGGGACGAGGTCCTGCTCGACATCGGCTACAAGACCGAGGGCGTCATCCCCTCGCGCGAGTTGTCGATCAAGCACGATGTGGACCCTGCTGAGGTCGTCACCGTCGGTGATCACATCGAGGCCCTGGTCCTCCAGAAGGAGGACAAGGAGGGGCGTCTGATCCTCTCCAAGAAGCGCGCGCAGTACGAGCGGGCGTGGGGCACCATCGAGAAGATCAAGGAGGACGACGGCGTCGTCCGCGGCTCCGTCATCGAGGTCGTCAAGGGTGGTCTCATCCTGGACATCGGCCTGCGGGGCTTCCTGCCGGCCTCGCTCGTCGAGATGCGCCGCGTCCGTGACCTGCAGCCGTACGTCGGCCGCGAGCTCGAGGCGAAGATCATCGAGCTGGACAAGAACCGCAACAACGTGGTGCTGTCGCGTCGCGCCTACCTCGAGCAGACCCAGTCCGAGGTGCGCACCGAGTTCCTGAACAAGCTGCAGAAGGGCCAGGTCCGCAAGGGCGTCGTGTCCTCGATCGTCAACTTCGGCGCGTTCGTGGACCTCGGCGGCGTGGACGGTCTGGTGCACGTCTCCGAGCTGTCGTGGAAGCACATCGACCACCCGTCCGAGGTCGTCGAGGTCGGCACCGAGGTCGAGGTCGAGGTTCTCGACGTGGACCTGGACCGCGAGCGCGTCTCCCTGTCGCTCAAGGCGACGCAGGAGGACCCGTGGCGCCAGTTCGCCCGCACCCACGCGATCACGCAGATCGTGCCGGGTAAGGTCACCAAGCTGGTTCCGTTCGGTGCGTTCGTGCGTGTCGAGGACGGCATCGAGGGCCTGGTCCACATCTCCGAGCTGGCCGAGCGCCACGTGGAGATCCCGGAGCAGGTCGTGCAGGTCGGCTCGGACGTCATGGTCAAGGTCATCGACATCGACCTCGAGCGTCGCCGCATCTCGCTGTCGCTGAAGCAGGCCAACGAGGGCTTCGTCGAGGGCGAGGAGCACTTCGACCCGACGCTGTACGGCATGGCCGCCACGTACGACAACGAGGGCAACTACATCTACCCGGACGGCTTCGACCCGGAGACGGGCGAGTGGCTCGAGGGCTTCGAGAAGCAGCGCGAGCAGTGGGAGCAGCAGTACGCTGACGCCCGCACCCGCTGGGAGGCGCACACCAAGCAGGTCCAGACCTCCCGCGCGGCCGACGCCGCCGCGGCGAGCGAGGTTCCGAGCGGCAACGTCTCCACCTCGACCCCGGTCCCGGCCAAGGCGGCGGAGGAGCCCAGCGGCACCCTCGCCACCGACGAGGCCCTGGCCGCGCTGCGCGAGAAGCTCGCCGGCGGCAAGGCCTGA
- the uvrB gene encoding excinuclease ABC subunit UvrB: MSQQIPRLDGTFQVISEFTPGGDQPAAIEDLARRVRRGDRHTVLLGATGTGKSATTAWLIERLQRPALVLAPNKTLAAQLAKEFRELMPRNAVEYFVSYYDYYQPEAYIPQTDTYIEKDSSINEEVERLRHSATMSLLTRRDVIVVATVSAIYGLGTPQEYLERAVKVSVGEELDRDKLLRRLVDIQYARNDIAFNRGTFRVRGDTLEIIPAYEELALRIEFFGDEIERLSYLHPLTGDVVRDVQQMLIFPATHYAAGPERMERAIGGIEAELEARLAELDRQNKLLEAQRLRMRTTYDLEMMRQVGFCNGIENYSLHIDGREPGSPPHCLLDYFPDDFMTVIDESHVTIPQIGGMYEGDASRKRVLVEHGFRLPSAQDNRPLRFDEFLERVGQMVFLSATPGPWELKQAGGEFVEQVIRPTGLVDPQVVVKPTKGQIDDLMHEIRVRTERDERVLVTTLTKKMAEDLTDYLLENGIRVRYLHSEVDTLRRVELLKELRIGEFDVLVGINLLREGLDLPEVSLVAILDADKEGFLRSGTSLIQTIGRAARNVSGEVHMYADKITPSMASAIEETDRRRAKQVAYNEANGVDPQPLRKKIHDILDDIYREAEDSELAMAAAGGGQLIGGSGRQMSRGKAPVPGTKSKGRGTSGERRGTIVAESAGMARAELVKLVGELTDQMLTAAGELQFELAARIRDEISELKKELRQMDVAA; encoded by the coding sequence ATGAGCCAGCAGATCCCGCGCCTGGATGGCACGTTTCAGGTAATCAGTGAGTTCACGCCTGGTGGCGACCAGCCCGCGGCGATCGAGGACCTGGCGCGGCGGGTGCGCCGGGGCGACCGGCACACCGTGCTGCTGGGCGCGACGGGCACCGGCAAGTCGGCCACCACGGCCTGGCTCATCGAGCGCCTCCAGCGGCCGGCGCTGGTGCTGGCGCCCAACAAGACGCTCGCCGCCCAGCTGGCCAAGGAGTTCCGCGAGCTGATGCCGCGCAACGCGGTCGAATACTTCGTCAGCTACTACGACTACTACCAGCCCGAGGCGTACATCCCGCAGACGGACACCTACATCGAGAAGGACTCCTCGATCAACGAGGAGGTGGAGCGGCTGCGGCACTCGGCGACGATGTCGCTGCTGACCCGCCGGGACGTGATCGTGGTGGCGACCGTCAGCGCCATCTACGGCCTGGGCACGCCGCAGGAATACCTGGAGCGCGCGGTCAAGGTCAGCGTCGGCGAGGAGCTGGACCGCGACAAGCTGCTGCGCCGCCTGGTCGACATCCAGTACGCGCGCAACGACATCGCGTTCAACCGGGGCACGTTCCGGGTGCGCGGCGACACGCTGGAGATCATCCCGGCGTACGAGGAGCTGGCGCTGCGGATCGAGTTCTTCGGCGACGAGATCGAGCGCCTGTCCTACCTGCACCCGCTGACCGGCGACGTGGTGCGCGACGTGCAGCAGATGCTGATCTTCCCGGCGACCCACTACGCGGCGGGGCCGGAGCGGATGGAGCGCGCCATCGGCGGCATCGAGGCGGAGCTGGAGGCGCGCCTGGCCGAGCTCGACCGGCAGAACAAGCTGCTCGAAGCCCAGCGCCTGCGCATGCGCACCACGTACGACCTGGAGATGATGCGGCAGGTCGGCTTCTGCAACGGCATCGAGAACTACTCGCTGCACATCGACGGCCGCGAGCCGGGCAGCCCGCCGCACTGCCTGCTCGACTACTTCCCCGACGACTTCATGACCGTGATCGACGAGTCGCACGTGACCATCCCGCAGATCGGCGGCATGTACGAGGGCGACGCCTCGCGCAAGCGGGTGCTGGTCGAGCACGGCTTCCGGCTGCCCAGCGCCCAGGACAACCGCCCGCTGCGCTTCGACGAGTTCCTGGAGCGGGTGGGGCAGATGGTCTTCCTGTCCGCCACGCCGGGCCCATGGGAGCTCAAGCAGGCGGGCGGCGAGTTCGTCGAGCAGGTGATCCGCCCGACCGGCCTGGTCGATCCGCAGGTGGTGGTGAAGCCGACCAAGGGCCAGATCGACGACCTGATGCACGAGATCCGGGTGCGCACTGAGCGCGACGAGCGGGTCCTGGTCACCACGCTGACCAAGAAGATGGCCGAGGACCTGACCGACTACCTGCTGGAGAACGGCATCCGGGTGCGCTACCTGCACTCGGAGGTCGACACGCTGCGCCGGGTGGAGCTGCTCAAGGAGCTGCGCATCGGCGAGTTCGACGTGCTGGTCGGCATCAACCTGCTGCGCGAGGGCCTGGACCTGCCCGAGGTGTCGCTGGTGGCGATCCTCGACGCCGACAAGGAGGGCTTCCTGCGCAGCGGCACCTCGCTGATCCAGACGATCGGCCGCGCGGCCCGCAACGTCTCCGGCGAGGTCCACATGTACGCCGACAAGATCACGCCGTCGATGGCGTCGGCGATCGAGGAGACCGACCGGCGCCGCGCCAAGCAGGTGGCGTACAACGAGGCCAACGGGGTCGACCCGCAGCCGCTGCGCAAGAAGATCCACGACATCCTCGACGACATCTACCGCGAGGCCGAGGACAGCGAGCTCGCGATGGCCGCAGCCGGGGGCGGGCAGCTGATCGGCGGGTCCGGCCGGCAGATGTCGCGGGGCAAGGCGCCGGTGCCGGGGACGAAGTCCAAGGGCCGCGGCACCAGCGGCGAGCGGCGGGGCACCATCGTGGCCGAGAGCGCGGGCATGGCCCGAGCTGAGCTGGTCAAGCTGGTCGGCGAGCTGACCGACCAGATGCTGACCGCGGCGGGCGAGTTGCAGTTCGAACTCGCGGCCCGCATCCGCGACGAGATCAGCGAGCTCAAGAAGGAGCTGCGCCAGATGGACGTCGCGGCCTGA
- a CDS encoding class I SAM-dependent methyltransferase, with product MDHHREPDEPDYPDDTAQVSRRPAARGESVRANLRWWDGAADAYQAEHGPFLGGSRFVWGPEGLDEAEAGLLGEVKGLRVLELGCGAGQCGRWLTGQGAYAVGLELSGRQLHHSRRLDERTGTPLPVVQADAQALPFADGTFDLVCSSYGALPFVADAASVLRETARVLRPGGRLAFSVTHPLRWSFLDDPTESGLVAVHPYWDRRAYVEEDDDGVPTYVEHHRTVGDWVRLLGAAGLVLDDLVEPEWPQDNEHVWGGWSPLRGRLIPGTAVFLAHLA from the coding sequence ATCGATCACCACCGTGAGCCGGACGAACCCGACTACCCCGACGACACCGCGCAGGTGTCGCGCCGCCCCGCCGCGCGGGGTGAGAGCGTGCGGGCCAATCTGCGCTGGTGGGACGGCGCGGCCGACGCGTACCAGGCTGAGCACGGGCCGTTCCTGGGCGGGTCGCGGTTCGTGTGGGGGCCGGAGGGCCTGGACGAGGCCGAGGCCGGACTGCTGGGCGAGGTCAAGGGCCTGCGGGTGCTGGAGCTCGGGTGCGGCGCCGGGCAGTGCGGGCGCTGGCTGACCGGCCAGGGGGCGTACGCCGTGGGCCTGGAGCTGTCCGGCCGCCAGCTGCACCACTCCCGCCGCCTCGACGAGCGCACCGGGACGCCCCTGCCCGTGGTGCAGGCCGACGCGCAGGCCCTGCCGTTCGCCGACGGCACGTTCGACCTGGTCTGCTCGTCGTACGGCGCCCTGCCGTTCGTCGCCGACGCCGCCTCGGTGCTGCGCGAGACCGCCCGGGTCCTGCGCCCCGGCGGCCGGCTGGCGTTCTCGGTGACGCATCCGCTGCGCTGGTCGTTCCTCGACGACCCGACCGAGTCGGGGCTGGTGGCGGTGCACCCGTACTGGGACCGCCGCGCCTACGTCGAGGAGGACGACGACGGGGTGCCGACCTACGTGGAGCACCACCGCACCGTCGGGGACTGGGTGCGGCTGCTGGGCGCGGCCGGGCTGGTGCTCGACGACCTGGTCGAGCCGGAGTGGCCGCAGGACAACGAGCACGTGTGGGGCGGCTGGTCCCCGCTGCGCGGGCGGCTGATCCCGGGCACCGCCGTCTTCCTCGCGCACCTGGCCTGA
- a CDS encoding DUF2238 domain-containing protein: MAPSPTSMWLPVGHRLVLAAFALLVAVSWWHPRWPAEQALHHSLTVVAVAALLWAQHRLRLPLSSFVLLVVFLALHTIAARWIYSYVPYDEWVAALTGRSLSERFGWQRNNFDRLVHFGYGLLLAPVLVRLWRERGVPRGRAWLRAAELVLATGALYELFEWAIALTLAPGAAEAYNGQQGDMWDAHADMALALLGALLGGAVAVLRPARHHPNG, from the coding sequence ATGGCCCCCTCACCTACGTCGATGTGGCTGCCGGTCGGGCACCGGCTCGTGCTGGCGGCGTTCGCGCTGCTGGTGGCGGTGTCGTGGTGGCACCCGCGCTGGCCGGCCGAGCAGGCGCTGCACCACAGCCTGACCGTGGTCGCGGTCGCCGCCCTGCTGTGGGCGCAGCACCGGCTGCGGCTGCCGCTGAGCTCGTTCGTACTGCTGGTGGTGTTCCTGGCGCTGCACACGATCGCGGCGCGCTGGATCTACTCGTACGTGCCGTACGACGAGTGGGTCGCCGCCCTGACCGGGCGGTCGCTGTCGGAGCGGTTCGGCTGGCAGCGCAACAACTTCGACCGGCTGGTCCACTTCGGATACGGGCTGCTGCTGGCCCCGGTGCTGGTGCGGCTCTGGCGTGAGCGCGGGGTGCCGCGCGGACGGGCCTGGCTGCGCGCGGCCGAGCTGGTCCTGGCCACCGGCGCGCTTTACGAGCTGTTCGAGTGGGCGATCGCGCTGACGCTGGCCCCCGGCGCGGCCGAGGCGTACAACGGGCAGCAGGGTGACATGTGGGACGCGCACGCCGACATGGCCCTGGCGCTGCTCGGTGCGCTGCTCGGCGGTGCGGTCGCGGTACTGCGACCGGCGCGACATCATCCGAACGGATGA
- the alaS gene encoding alanine--tRNA ligase, with protein sequence MLSAEIRKRWLSYFEQRGHQVVESASLIADDPTLLLINAGMAPFKPYFLGEIPAPWPRATSVQKCVRTTDIEEVGKTTRHNSFFQMCGNFSFGDYFKEKAIPMAWELLTGSTADGGYGLDPDRLWITVYLDDDEAEDIWHKQVGVPKDRIQRLGMAQNFWSMGVPGPCGPCSEINYDRGPSFGPEGGPLKDTAGDRYLEIWNLVFMQNIRGEGSSKEAYPIVGDLPSKNIDTGLGLERLATLLQGVDNLYEIDTTRPILDLAAQLSGSRYGADHKSDISLRVIADHVRTATMLIADGVVPSNEGRGYVLRRILRRAIRNLRILGAHQPTMHELVGKTIGIMGPQYPELETDRKRIDTIAVAEEAAFLQTLKSGTSIFDLAAAESKTKGLNSISGDQAFQLHDTYGFPIDVTLEMAAEQGLAVDEDGFRRLMKEQRDRAKADAKAKKTGHVDVSAYREVLNGAGRSEFLGYTQTSAEGSVRGLLVAGSPAKAAYEGQEIEIILDRTPFYAEGGGQLSDQGIIELGGGAVIHVDDVQTPIDGLVVHRGRVISGEVAVGADVQAQIDLERRRAISRSHTATHLVHKAFRDALGESAAQAGSENGPGRFRFDFTTPGAVAPSVLHDVEQRINEVLIADLEVHAEVMPIKQAREIGAVAMFGEKYGEQVRVVTVGDYSRELCGGTHANRSGQLGVIKLLSAASIGSGVRRVEALVGTDAYRFLAREHALVAQLTDALKVRPEELPERVAGMVSRLREVEKEIQSLRAAQVLQAAGAIADGASDVNGVAVVVRHLPEPDNADDLRTLALDVRNRLSARPAVVAVSGVSGDRPVVVVAVNEGARDLGIKAGALVRTAAKILGGGGGGRDDVAQGGGTNVSAIAEALGEIERTVGQHAASH encoded by the coding sequence ATGCTATCGGCAGAGATCCGCAAGCGTTGGCTCAGCTACTTCGAGCAGCGCGGCCACCAGGTGGTCGAGTCGGCGTCGCTCATCGCCGACGATCCCACCCTGTTGCTGATCAACGCTGGTATGGCGCCGTTCAAGCCCTACTTCCTGGGTGAGATCCCGGCGCCGTGGCCGCGGGCGACCAGCGTGCAGAAGTGCGTGCGGACGACCGACATCGAAGAGGTCGGCAAGACCACCCGGCACAACTCGTTCTTCCAGATGTGCGGCAACTTCTCCTTCGGCGACTACTTCAAGGAGAAGGCCATCCCGATGGCCTGGGAGCTGCTGACCGGCTCCACCGCCGACGGCGGCTACGGCCTGGACCCCGACCGCCTGTGGATCACGGTGTACCTCGACGACGACGAGGCCGAGGACATCTGGCACAAGCAGGTCGGCGTGCCGAAGGACCGGATCCAGCGGCTCGGCATGGCGCAGAACTTCTGGTCGATGGGCGTGCCCGGCCCGTGCGGCCCGTGCTCGGAGATCAACTACGACCGCGGCCCGTCGTTCGGCCCGGAGGGCGGCCCGCTCAAGGACACCGCCGGCGACCGGTACCTGGAGATCTGGAACCTGGTGTTCATGCAGAACATCCGGGGTGAGGGGTCCTCCAAGGAGGCCTACCCGATCGTCGGGGACCTGCCGAGCAAGAACATCGACACCGGCCTGGGCCTGGAGCGGCTGGCCACGCTACTGCAGGGCGTCGACAACCTGTACGAGATCGACACCACCCGCCCGATCCTGGACCTGGCCGCGCAGCTGTCCGGCAGCCGCTACGGCGCCGACCACAAGAGCGACATCTCGCTGCGCGTGATCGCCGACCACGTGCGCACCGCGACCATGCTCATCGCCGACGGCGTGGTGCCCAGCAACGAGGGCCGCGGCTACGTGCTGCGCCGCATCCTGCGCCGCGCCATCCGCAACCTGCGCATCCTCGGCGCGCACCAGCCCACCATGCACGAGCTGGTCGGCAAGACCATCGGCATCATGGGCCCGCAGTACCCGGAGCTGGAGACCGACCGCAAGCGCATCGACACCATCGCGGTGGCCGAGGAGGCGGCGTTCCTCCAGACGCTCAAGTCCGGCACCTCGATCTTCGACCTGGCCGCGGCCGAGTCGAAGACGAAGGGCCTGAACAGCATCTCAGGCGACCAGGCGTTCCAGCTGCACGACACGTACGGCTTCCCGATCGACGTCACCCTGGAGATGGCGGCCGAGCAGGGCCTGGCCGTGGACGAGGACGGCTTCCGCCGCCTGATGAAGGAGCAGCGCGACCGGGCCAAGGCCGACGCGAAGGCCAAGAAGACCGGCCACGTCGACGTCTCGGCGTACCGCGAGGTGCTCAACGGCGCGGGCCGCTCGGAGTTCCTGGGCTACACGCAGACCTCGGCCGAGGGCAGCGTCCGCGGCCTGCTGGTCGCGGGCAGCCCGGCCAAGGCCGCGTACGAGGGCCAGGAGATCGAGATCATCCTGGACCGCACGCCGTTCTACGCCGAGGGCGGCGGCCAGCTCTCCGACCAGGGCATCATCGAGCTCGGCGGCGGCGCGGTGATCCACGTCGACGACGTGCAGACCCCGATCGACGGCCTGGTGGTGCACCGCGGCCGGGTCATCAGCGGCGAGGTCGCGGTGGGCGCCGACGTGCAGGCCCAGATCGACCTGGAGCGGCGCCGGGCCATCTCGCGCTCGCACACCGCCACCCACCTGGTGCACAAGGCGTTCCGCGACGCGCTGGGCGAGTCGGCGGCGCAGGCCGGTTCGGAGAACGGCCCCGGCCGGTTCCGGTTCGACTTCACCACCCCGGGTGCCGTGGCCCCGTCGGTGCTGCACGACGTCGAGCAGCGCATCAACGAGGTGCTGATCGCCGACCTGGAGGTGCACGCCGAGGTCATGCCGATCAAGCAGGCCCGGGAGATCGGCGCCGTGGCCATGTTCGGCGAGAAGTACGGCGAGCAGGTCCGCGTGGTCACCGTCGGCGACTACTCGCGCGAGCTGTGCGGCGGCACGCACGCCAACCGGTCCGGCCAGCTCGGTGTGATCAAGCTGCTGAGCGCCGCGTCGATCGGTTCGGGCGTACGCCGCGTCGAGGCGCTGGTCGGCACCGACGCGTACCGGTTCCTGGCCCGCGAGCACGCCCTGGTCGCGCAGCTCACCGACGCGCTGAAGGTGCGCCCGGAGGAGCTGCCGGAGCGGGTGGCGGGCATGGTCAGCCGCCTGCGCGAGGTCGAGAAGGAGATCCAGAGCCTGCGCGCCGCCCAGGTGCTCCAGGCGGCCGGCGCGATCGCCGACGGCGCCTCGGACGTCAACGGCGTCGCCGTCGTGGTCCGGCACCTGCCGGAGCCCGACAACGCCGACGACCTGCGCACGCTCGCGCTCGACGTGCGCAACCGGCTGTCGGCCCGCCCCGCCGTGGTCGCCGTCTCCGGTGTCTCCGGTGACCGGCCGGTGGTCGTGGTGGCCGTCAACGAGGGCGCCCGCGACCTGGGCATCAAGGCGGGCGCGCTGGTCCGTACCGCTGCGAAGATCCTCGGCGGCGGTGGCGGCGGCCGCGACGACGTCGCGCAGGGCGGCGGCACCAACGTCTCGGCGATCGCCGAGGCGCTCGGCGAGATCGAGCGCACGGTGGGCCAGCACGCGGCGTCGCACTGA